The genomic DNA CTATTCTATTATACAACAACCCGTTATAAAGCACAACCAGATTTGTATTCATTTCCTACTCAATGCACAGATTCCAAAAAATCTTGCCATAGACCAACCGTATAACCAGATTGTCCTTCGAACTACTCCGGAACGAGATAAGATGAAATGTCCTAAGCTGTTGGACTGAGGTAAAGGTATGGCGGAAACGAACTGGAAGACGAGTATAACCGATATCGGCCCCAACCGCATTCGCGTGCGCGGGTACGATATCGCTGAAATCATGAGCAGACTTTCTTACGCCGAGGCGGTCTTTCTTCTGCTCAAAGGTGAGTTGCCGAGCAAAGCCGAGGGGGAATTGATGAACGCAATCCTCGTTTCGTCAATCGACCATGGCGCGTCGCCGCCATCGGTACTCGCTACCCGCGCGGTGGTTTCCGGCGGCAACAGTCTCAACGCCGCGATTGCCGGTGGCGTATTGGTGATCGGTGACTGGCACGGCGGGGCTATCGAGCAGGCGGCCAGGATCATGCAGGAATGGGCGAGTAAGCTCGACGATACTGGCAGCAACGCGATGCAAGTGGCGGGAGAATTGTCGGGCTGGCTCAAATCACAGAAGATACGCATGCCCGGATTCGGACACCGTATTCACACCGATGATCCCCGCACGCCGAAACTGTTCGAGATCGCCGCGCGCCACGGCTACGGCGGCAGGCACATCAAGCTCTGCCAGGCGCTCGAACAAGTTCTGGCCCGACAACTGGGCAAGAAGCTGCCGATTAATGTCGATGGCGCTATCGCCGCGGTCGTATCGGACATGGGCTTCGACTGGCGCCTGGGCAAAGCGTTTTTCATCATCAGCCGTGTGCCCGGTCTGGTGGCTCACGCCTACGAGGAGATTACCCGCGAGCGGCCGGTGCGCAAACTCGGTCCGCTGCCCTACGATTACGACGGGCCGGCGGATCGTAGTCTCGGTTGATGGCGGAGAAGCGTAGGGCGGATTTGCTTCAAACCCGCCACCACACTCCATGGTAGCCACGAAAGGCCGGCCTGCCTTAAGCCTGACGCAAGATGGCAGAATCACCGGCCGCTCGCTAACGCGAGCAGCCCAGGGATTCTGCCCTACTGCCCGTTGCG from Candidatus Zixiibacteriota bacterium includes the following:
- a CDS encoding citryl-CoA lyase — protein: MAETNWKTSITDIGPNRIRVRGYDIAEIMSRLSYAEAVFLLLKGELPSKAEGELMNAILVSSIDHGASPPSVLATRAVVSGGNSLNAAIAGGVLVIGDWHGGAIEQAARIMQEWASKLDDTGSNAMQVAGELSGWLKSQKIRMPGFGHRIHTDDPRTPKLFEIAARHGYGGRHIKLCQALEQVLARQLGKKLPINVDGAIAAVVSDMGFDWRLGKAFFIISRVPGLVAHAYEEITRERPVRKLGPLPYDYDGPADRSLG